GTCCACCGGGAAGTGGTTGCTGGTGTCCCATTCCAGAGCGTATGGGGCCAACCGCTTTTCGGCGAAGGCAGCCGCCGTCTCGGTGATCACCCGCTCGTCGTCGTTGAGGGTAAACATCGGCGCCTACCGCCTACTGCATCGTCGGGATGACGAACTCGGCGCCATCCTTGATGCCGGACGGCCAGCGCGAGGTGACGGTTTTGACCTTGGTGTAGAACTGGATCGACGTCGGGCCGTGCTGGTTGAGATCGCCGAACCCGGAGCGTTTCCAGCCGCCGAAGGTGTGATAGGCCACCGGTACCGGGATGGGAACGTTGACGCCGACCATGCCCACCTGAACCCGCGAGACGAAATCGCGTGCGGTATCACCGTCGCGGGTGAAGATCGCAACGCCGTTGCCGTACTCGTGCTCCGAGGGCAGGCGCAGGGCTTCCTCGTAGTTGTGGGCGCGGACCATGCACAGCACCGGCCCGAAGATCTCGTCGGTGTAGATCGACATGTCCGGGGTGACGTGGTCGAACAGCGTCGGCCCGATGAAGAAGCCGCCTTCCAGGTTGGCGTCACCGAAAGTCAGGTCGTCGCTGGCCCGTTCGCGGCCGTCGATGACGATCTCGGCGCCGGCCTGGACGCCCTGGTTGATGTAGTCGCGCACCCGGGTCAGCGCGGCCTCGGTGACCAGCGGGCCGTAGTCGGCCTTGGGGTCCAGGCTGTGGCCGACCCGCAGGTTGTTGATCCGCTCGATCAGCCTGGCGCGCAACCGTTCCGCGGTCTGCTCACCGACCGGGACCGCGACACTGATCGCCATGCAGCGTTCGCCGGCGCTGCCGTAGCCGGCGCCGATCAGCGCGTCGACCGCCTGGTCGAGATCCGCGTCGGGCATCACGATCATGTGGTTTTTGGCGCCCCCGAAGCATTGCGAGCGCTTGCCGGTGGCGGCGGCGCCGGCGTAGATGTACTGGGCGATGTCGGAGCTGCCGACGAAGCCGACTGCCTTGATGTCAGGGTGGTTGAGGATGGCGTCGACGGCTTCCTTGTCGCCGTGCACGACCTGGAATACCCCGGGGGGCAGGCCGGCTTCGGCGAACAGTTCGGCCAGCCGTACCGGGACCGACGGGTCGCGCTCACTCGGCTTGAGCAGGAACGCGTTTCCGCAGGCAAGGGCGGGGCCGGCCTTCCACAGCGGGATCATCGCCGGGAAGTTGAACGGGGTGATGCCCGCGACCACGCCGAGTGGCTGTCGCAGCGAGTAGACGTCGATGCCCGGTCCGGCGCCCTCGGTGTACTCACCCTTGAGCAGATGCGGGATCCCGAGGCAGAACTCGATCACCTCGATGCCGCGCTGAATGTCGCCTGCGGCGTCGGCCAGCGTCTTGCCGTGCTCGAGTGAGAGTAGTTCGGCCAGTTCGTCGTTGTTGTCGTTGACCAACTCGATGAACCGCATCAGCACTCGAGCGCGGCGTTGCGGATTCCATGCGGCCCAGCCTTTTTGGGCCTCGACAGCGGATGCCACCGCGGCGTCGACGTCGGCTGGCGAGGCCATCGGCACTGTTGCCTGGACCTGACCGGTGTTGGGGTCGAAGACGTCGGCGGTACGGGTGGACCGGCCGGCGGTGCGCTGGCCGTCGATGAAATGCGGAATATGTGTGGTCATGGCTGTCCAGGTTGGTTGGGGCGGAAACGTTGATACTTGCATATCCTAGTAACTGTGGTCGGGGGTGCGCAAACGAGGGTTCGCGGGAGTGGGCACGTGGCGCTTCCACCGAATCACCCTGGTCTTGCGACAGCGTGTCCACGCCCTGTTCGGCCATCTGCCGGCATATGCGTCGTGCCCAACCGCGGGTGAACCGAACTGGATGCGGCTTCGTCACTCGGGATGAGGGCTTTACACCGGTTGAACGGACGCACGCTGATGACTCTTGGACGCCGCCGACGAAGTCAGGCGAGGGGGGTTCGGTGAAGCTTCGCATCGTTGTCGTCGGGGCCGGTGTCGGCGGTCTCTCCATCGCGCGGGGGCTATTGTGCGACGGGCATGACGTGACCGTGTTCGAACGGCGGCCGGATGCGCAGCCAGGTGGCGGCGCCGTCACCATCTGGTCCAACGGCGCTACGGTGTTGGGACAGCTGGGCGTCGACATGGACGGCGCCGGCCAATTGCTTTCCGCCGTAAGGATACTGACGTCCACGGGTCGCCCGCTGGCCACCTTGGACGTGAGCGCGATGGTGCGCCGGCTGGGCGCGCCGGTTCGGATGGTCCCACGCCGAGTCCTGGTGGAGCGGCTGCTGAAGGGCTTTCCGGCCGAACGGATCTGCTACAACTCCTGCGTAGTGGGCGTGACCGGTGGGCACGACGGCGTGCGCGCCGCATTCCATGACGGCAGCTCGGCCGAAGCGGATCTGCTGATCGGCGCCGACGGACTGCACTCGACGGTGAGAGACATCGTCGGCGCGCAGCATGCGCAGCCGACCGGTTGGTGTAGCTGGCAGGGGCTGGTCAGCTTGCCAGATCTCGCCGACAAGCACGTCGCGCAGGTCATCATCGGCGACCGCGGAAACACCGGCCTGTGGCCTGCCGGCGGCTGCGATGTGCAGTGGTGGTTCGACCTGCCGTGGTCGTACGACTTCGTCAGGCCGCGACGTCCGACCGAGATGATCCGGGCCACATTCGCCGGATGGTCCGGCTCGGTCGATCGAGTATTGGCCGCGCTGACCGATGACGACCTTGTCCATTCGCCCTACCCGCATTTTCGCCATCCCATCCCGCCTCCGGGCCGTGGCGCGGTGACATTGCTCGGCGACGCCGCGCATACGATGCCGCCCACTCTCGCGCAGGGGGCTAATCAGGCGCTGCTCGACACGATGGTGTTGCGCAAAGCGCTGTGGGACCTCGACCGCGGCGATGTGTCCGC
The nucleotide sequence above comes from Mycobacterium pseudokansasii. Encoded proteins:
- a CDS encoding CoA-acylating methylmalonate-semialdehyde dehydrogenase, coding for MTTHIPHFIDGQRTAGRSTRTADVFDPNTGQVQATVPMASPADVDAAVASAVEAQKGWAAWNPQRRARVLMRFIELVNDNNDELAELLSLEHGKTLADAAGDIQRGIEVIEFCLGIPHLLKGEYTEGAGPGIDVYSLRQPLGVVAGITPFNFPAMIPLWKAGPALACGNAFLLKPSERDPSVPVRLAELFAEAGLPPGVFQVVHGDKEAVDAILNHPDIKAVGFVGSSDIAQYIYAGAAATGKRSQCFGGAKNHMIVMPDADLDQAVDALIGAGYGSAGERCMAISVAVPVGEQTAERLRARLIERINNLRVGHSLDPKADYGPLVTEAALTRVRDYINQGVQAGAEIVIDGRERASDDLTFGDANLEGGFFIGPTLFDHVTPDMSIYTDEIFGPVLCMVRAHNYEEALRLPSEHEYGNGVAIFTRDGDTARDFVSRVQVGMVGVNVPIPVPVAYHTFGGWKRSGFGDLNQHGPTSIQFYTKVKTVTSRWPSGIKDGAEFVIPTMQ
- a CDS encoding FAD-dependent oxidoreductase, with translation MKLRIVVVGAGVGGLSIARGLLCDGHDVTVFERRPDAQPGGGAVTIWSNGATVLGQLGVDMDGAGQLLSAVRILTSTGRPLATLDVSAMVRRLGAPVRMVPRRVLVERLLKGFPAERICYNSCVVGVTGGHDGVRAAFHDGSSAEADLLIGADGLHSTVRDIVGAQHAQPTGWCSWQGLVSLPDLADKHVAQVIIGDRGNTGLWPAGGCDVQWWFDLPWSYDFVRPRRPTEMIRATFAGWSGSVDRVLAALTDDDLVHSPYPHFRHPIPPPGRGAVTLLGDAAHTMPPTLAQGANQALLDTMVLRKALWDLDRGDVSAALRWYEKTRRRKLMAVSRVASLPVSHRESVLRPAAMISDSLHTWALTTFLSRTSHHRMSMQITKELGAVAAAASCAVR